The proteins below are encoded in one region of Homo sapiens chromosome 8, GRCh38.p14 Primary Assembly:
- the TSNARE1 gene encoding t-SNARE domain-containing protein 1 isoform X38, with product MSYGSIARGGGLGSRGPFGGPSRQGCQPLECARCWTEYGIRHFPCPSPESKLQNRCVGKDGEGDLGPAGTPIVPRARKRGPGVAPEGSRMPEPTSSPTIGPRKDSAAGPHGRMAGPSTTRAKKRKPNFCPQETEVLVSKVSKHHQLLFGTGLLKAEPTRRYRVWSRILQAVNALGYCRRDVVDLKHKWRDLRAVVRRKLGDLRKAAHGPSPGSGKPQALALTPVEQVVAKTFSCQALPSEGFSLEPPRATQVDPCNLQELFQEMSANVFRINSSVTSLERSLQSLGTPSDTQELRDSLWPPLHLLL from the exons AGTGCGCTAGATGTTGGACCGAGTATGGAATCCGCCATTTCCCCTGCCCGTCGCCAGAGAGCAAGCTGCAGAACCGCTGTGTGGGGAAGGACGGGGAAGGTGATCTGGGGCCAGCAGGCACGCCTATTGTCCCAAGGGCCAGGAAGCGAG GGCCTGGGGTTGCCCCTGAAGGCAGCCGGATGCCGGAGCCCACCTCATCACCCACCATTGGCCCGAGGAAGGACTCGGCTGCTGGGCCCCATGGCCGGATGGCGGGGCCCAGCACTACCCGGGCCAAGAAGAGGAAGCCCAACTTCTGCCCGCAGGAGACCGAGGTGCTGGTGTCCAAGGTGAGCAAGCACCACCAGCTGCTGTTTGGCACGGGGCTGCTGAAGGCCGAGCCCACTCGCAGGTACCGCGTGTGGAGCCGCATCCTGCAGGCCGTGAATGCGCTGGGCTACTGTCGCCGCGACGTTGTGGACCTGAAGCACAAGTGGCGGGACCTACGAGCCGTCGTGCGGCGCAAGCTGGGCGACCTCCGGAAGGCGGCCCATGGCCCCAGCCCTGGTTCCGGCAAGCCCCAGGCCCTGGCTCTCACGCCCGTGGAGCAGGTGGTGGCCAAGACCTTCTCTTGCCAGGCCCTGCCCTCCGAGGGCTTCAGTCTGGAGCCGCCCAGAG CCACCCAGGTCGATCCGTGCAACCTCCAGGAGCTGTTCCAGGAGATGTCGGCCAACGTCTTCCGAATCAACTCCAGTG TGACCTCCTTGGAGCGGAGCCTTCAGTCCTTAGGGACACCGAGTGACACGCAGGAGCTTCGGGACAGCCT CTGGCCCCCACTGCACTTGCTGCTGTGA